Proteins from a genomic interval of Chroococcidiopsis thermalis PCC 7203:
- a CDS encoding GH3 auxin-responsive promoter family protein, whose product MTNLLLPLLQTVAEHTKDNFVKKTRQVEAVQERFLRDLLRAYQATELGQKYEFKDIRTAEQFRQRVPTSSYSSYAPYCDRIAQGEQNILTPDPVVFFNLSSGSTGAHKLIPVTKRFQNSLRRPNLTSIGFLSSALRQRGSKFGKAIATNSTQLMGRTSGGIPYGPASVGVLRMGKFLCEQIFAHPFETLQAADSLTRHYLCLLFALQQPDTRGIVANFPMLILRTCGYLEQYAEDFIRDIDKGMLAPWLQLEPELRLKLERQIVANPNRAKQLQEILQAEGRLTPEAVWSNLAFTVAARGGTSDFYFERFPTYFSKTPGFGAVCCSSEGAFGIYPELNSDASILAIESAFFEFIPQDQWDVEQPKTLLPSEVKPGNYYRILMSNYSGFYRYDIGDVMEVVGFYEQAPLIVFRHRRGGLLSSTSEKTTEFHVTQVMQVLQQEFDLPLEDFCITLSDDVIPAYYLVNIELAPGKILENPQQFLDRFDRQLSAIHTSYAVKRINNDQIPPPRLRILAPGSFAIVRQRQLEKGVPDSQLKFPHISEDRNFLAGLQVEREVQLSVTSDQ is encoded by the coding sequence ATGACGAATTTATTGCTACCACTGTTGCAAACTGTTGCCGAGCATACAAAGGATAACTTTGTTAAAAAAACGCGCCAAGTTGAAGCAGTACAAGAGCGATTTCTGCGAGATTTACTACGAGCTTATCAGGCGACAGAGTTAGGGCAAAAGTATGAATTTAAAGATATTAGAACTGCCGAGCAATTTCGCCAGCGTGTCCCCACATCATCCTACAGTAGCTATGCACCCTACTGCGATCGCATTGCCCAGGGGGAACAGAACATTCTCACCCCCGATCCCGTTGTTTTTTTTAACCTGTCGAGTGGTTCTACAGGAGCGCACAAGCTCATCCCAGTCACCAAACGCTTTCAAAACTCCTTGCGCCGTCCCAACTTAACTAGTATTGGCTTTCTCAGCTCGGCATTAAGACAACGGGGTTCTAAATTTGGCAAAGCGATCGCCACTAACTCAACTCAACTGATGGGACGTACCAGTGGTGGAATTCCCTACGGTCCCGCTAGCGTTGGAGTCCTACGGATGGGAAAATTTCTCTGCGAGCAAATATTTGCTCATCCCTTTGAGACACTGCAAGCAGCCGATAGCCTGACGCGCCATTATCTTTGTCTGCTATTTGCGCTACAACAGCCAGATACAAGGGGAATAGTCGCCAACTTCCCCATGCTGATCCTCCGCACCTGCGGCTATTTAGAACAATATGCAGAAGACTTTATTCGCGACATTGACAAAGGAATGCTTGCACCTTGGTTGCAACTAGAACCAGAATTGCGCTTAAAACTAGAACGGCAAATAGTCGCTAACCCCAACCGTGCCAAGCAACTACAAGAAATCTTGCAAGCAGAAGGTAGACTCACCCCCGAAGCAGTATGGTCGAATCTTGCCTTCACAGTTGCAGCCAGAGGCGGGACTTCAGATTTTTACTTCGAGCGCTTTCCGACTTACTTTAGCAAGACACCAGGTTTTGGCGCGGTTTGTTGTTCGTCAGAAGGCGCGTTTGGCATTTACCCAGAGCTAAATTCTGATGCCAGTATTTTAGCGATCGAAAGTGCATTTTTTGAGTTTATTCCTCAAGATCAGTGGGATGTAGAACAACCAAAAACACTACTACCTAGCGAAGTCAAACCTGGAAACTACTACCGAATTTTGATGAGTAATTACAGCGGCTTCTATCGCTACGACATTGGCGATGTCATGGAAGTCGTCGGATTTTACGAACAAGCACCACTGATTGTATTCCGCCATCGGCGCGGTGGCTTGCTGTCTTCAACCTCAGAAAAAACTACGGAATTTCATGTTACTCAAGTCATGCAGGTATTACAACAAGAATTTGACTTACCTCTAGAAGATTTTTGTATTACCTTATCGGATGATGTCATTCCCGCATATTATTTGGTGAATATCGAGCTTGCGCCTGGAAAAATATTAGAAAATCCGCAGCAATTTCTCGATCGCTTTGACCGTCAGCTGAGTGCAATTCACACTTCCTACGCCGTCAAGCGGATTAACAACGATCAAATTCCCCCGCCAAGATTGCGAATTCTTGCCCCTGGCAGCTTTGCGATCGTGCGGCAAAGGCAATTAGAGAAAGGAGTACCAGATTCTCAACTAAAATTTCCCCACATCAGCGAAGACCGCAATTTTCTCGCTGGCTTGCAAGTGGAACGAGAAGTACAGTTGTCAGTGACCAGTGACCAGTGA
- a CDS encoding GH3 auxin-responsive promoter family protein: MVNLVLSALNAVTDLTKANFIKKTRRTAEVQERFLLRLLQAHRDTEFGRKYQLGEIKTVDRFRDRVPILPYSSYEPFLERIANGKQNILTADPVVYLTLTSGSTGKKKMIPTTRRSQNITRQATLTSMGFLTAALRSRGQQFGKILLTNSTQQWGRTSAGIPYGPASAGVLSMDKWLYGQFFAQPYETLQVADSSARHYLALLFALQDPLMRGMLANFPMLILRTCNYLEKFGEDLIHDIETGTIANWLEVEPELRLALEQRLSANPVRANELREILQSEGKLTPHLAWSNLSFVACARGGTSDFYFQRFPTYFNNTPIFGAVFSSAEGMFSIYHELDDDSSILALESGFFEFIPQDQWQEEQPKTLLATEVRSGERYRILTTSYNGFYRYDIGDVIEVVGFYEQAPLIVFRHRQGGLISSTTEKTTEAHATQVMQAVQQEFSLLLEDFCMTLSENDFPARYLLNIELANGYKLEDPQAFLSECDRKLQAANTHYEISRKDPIPPPRLRILAPGSFAILRQRQIEKGIPDSQLKFPHISEDRNFLSGLQVQQEVRLPEDEA; this comes from the coding sequence ATGGTCAATCTCGTTCTGTCCGCTTTAAATGCTGTTACAGATTTGACAAAGGCAAACTTTATCAAAAAAACTCGCCGGACGGCAGAAGTACAAGAACGGTTTTTATTACGCTTGTTACAAGCTCATCGCGATACAGAATTTGGTAGAAAATATCAGCTCGGTGAGATTAAAACAGTCGATCGCTTTCGCGATCGAGTGCCAATTTTACCGTATTCCAGCTACGAACCTTTTCTGGAGCGCATTGCCAATGGCAAGCAAAATATCCTAACAGCCGATCCGGTGGTGTACTTGACGCTGACGAGTGGTTCGACGGGGAAAAAGAAAATGATTCCGACGACGAGGCGATCGCAAAATATCACTCGTCAAGCTACCCTAACCAGTATGGGTTTTCTAACCGCCGCCTTACGTTCTAGAGGGCAACAGTTTGGCAAAATTCTCCTGACAAATTCTACTCAACAATGGGGACGTACTAGTGCTGGTATTCCCTACGGTCCTGCTAGTGCTGGTGTCCTCAGCATGGATAAATGGCTGTACGGGCAATTTTTTGCTCAGCCATACGAGACTCTCCAAGTCGCAGATAGCTCTGCCCGTCACTACCTCGCCTTATTATTTGCCTTACAAGATCCTTTAATGCGGGGGATGTTAGCTAACTTTCCAATGCTCATCCTCCGTACCTGCAACTATTTGGAAAAATTTGGTGAAGACCTAATCCACGATATCGAAACAGGAACCATTGCCAATTGGTTAGAAGTAGAACCGGAACTACGACTGGCATTAGAGCAGCGCTTATCAGCCAATCCAGTTCGAGCCAATGAATTACGGGAAATTCTCCAGTCGGAAGGTAAGCTCACCCCTCATCTCGCCTGGTCAAATTTGTCTTTTGTCGCCTGCGCCCGTGGAGGTACGTCCGACTTTTACTTTCAGCGATTCCCTACCTACTTCAACAATACACCCATTTTCGGCGCAGTATTTTCTTCTGCCGAAGGGATGTTTAGTATCTATCACGAACTCGACGACGACAGCAGCATTTTAGCCCTGGAAAGCGGTTTTTTTGAATTTATCCCGCAAGACCAGTGGCAAGAAGAACAACCGAAAACGCTACTCGCTACCGAAGTCAGATCGGGAGAACGCTATCGCATTCTGACTACGAGCTATAACGGATTTTATCGCTACGATATTGGCGATGTTATCGAGGTAGTCGGATTTTACGAGCAAGCACCGCTAATCGTATTTCGTCACCGTCAAGGTGGATTGATTTCTTCTACGACAGAAAAGACGACGGAAGCCCATGCGACTCAGGTGATGCAAGCCGTACAGCAGGAATTTAGCTTATTACTAGAAGATTTTTGTATGACTTTATCGGAAAATGATTTTCCCGCTCGCTACCTGCTCAATATTGAGTTAGCTAATGGCTACAAGCTTGAAGATCCGCAAGCTTTTTTAAGCGAGTGCGATCGCAAATTACAAGCAGCAAACACCCACTATGAAATTAGCCGCAAAGATCCGATTCCGCCACCCCGACTGCGAATTTTAGCTCCTGGTAGCTTTGCCATCCTCCGCCAGCGACAGATAGAAAAGGGCATTCCCGATTCTCAACTCAAGTTTCCCCACATCAGCGAAGATCGCAATTTCTTATCTGGCTTGCAGGTACAGCAAGAAGTGAGGTTACCAGAAGATGAAGCATAG
- a CDS encoding MFS transporter, producing MRKLSLSPTVAFAAIARNPQLMVLMAAGSLTTMTGAVFNPALGEIKHQLQLAPEIGGYLAAAHVWALGLFSLPLGILSDRVGRVKVLVVSLLCYAVFGAAGVTVDNFLPLIALRGCLGIATAGITSASLGLLTSMYEGEERAKALGYATGTLTLAGIVFPLLGGGVGYFFHWRYIFCLYAIGLPLAVLTAKILPQPPERTSVKTEQRPKHKLWQVLGRYQTIWLLLTLSLTSIVMYSVVFYTPQYFKDTINANTLTNSLVLASRALGAAIISAFGARKLSQSLGLYKATAVGFIMMALTLSTIPFLREISLIMLAAVGFGAGFGLILPNLYDALASLAPSQLRSSVLSAGAGAGFIGQSFCPIVLGFIVKNNGIEAAFYTAASASIVIGMLLLVFGSQE from the coding sequence ATGCGCAAATTATCACTATCGCCAACAGTAGCTTTTGCCGCGATCGCCCGTAACCCACAGTTAATGGTGTTGATGGCGGCTGGCTCCCTAACTACGATGACTGGAGCAGTGTTTAACCCTGCCTTGGGGGAGATCAAACATCAACTTCAGCTGGCTCCAGAGATTGGCGGTTATTTAGCAGCCGCTCATGTTTGGGCGCTGGGTCTTTTTAGTCTTCCCTTGGGAATTCTCTCCGATCGCGTGGGGAGAGTAAAGGTACTCGTAGTTTCCCTACTTTGCTATGCCGTCTTTGGTGCTGCGGGAGTCACGGTAGACAATTTCCTCCCCTTAATCGCGTTGCGAGGATGTTTGGGCATCGCTACAGCTGGAATTACATCTGCTAGCTTGGGTCTGCTCACGAGTATGTATGAGGGCGAGGAACGAGCCAAAGCATTAGGTTACGCCACGGGGACGCTGACGCTAGCGGGGATCGTCTTTCCATTGTTAGGGGGCGGAGTAGGCTATTTCTTCCACTGGCGATACATTTTCTGCCTATACGCGATCGGGCTACCATTGGCAGTATTGACAGCCAAGATTTTGCCACAGCCACCCGAACGTACTTCAGTCAAAACAGAGCAACGACCTAAGCATAAACTATGGCAAGTTTTAGGACGCTACCAAACAATTTGGTTATTGCTAACTCTGAGCTTGACATCAATCGTGATGTACTCGGTTGTCTTCTATACCCCGCAGTATTTCAAAGACACGATTAATGCCAATACGCTAACTAACAGCCTCGTCTTAGCTTCTCGCGCTCTGGGTGCAGCCATTATTTCTGCTTTTGGAGCCAGAAAGCTATCTCAATCGTTGGGTTTGTATAAAGCTACGGCTGTAGGCTTCATCATGATGGCGCTGACACTTAGCACAATTCCCTTTTTACGAGAGATTAGTTTAATTATGTTAGCTGCGGTCGGTTTTGGTGCTGGGTTTGGTCTGATCCTACCCAACCTTTACGATGCTCTAGCGAGTCTTGCGCCTTCCCAGTTGCGATCGAGCGTTCTATCAGCGGGGGCTGGCGCGGGCTTCATCGGGCAATCTTTCTGTCCAATTGTGTTAGGCTTTATCGTCAAAAACAATGGCATAGAAGCTGCTTTTTACACGGCTGCAAGTGCTTCGATTGTCATCGGGATGCTGTTGCTCGTATTCGGGAGTCAGGAATGA